GGCAGATGCCGAGGATGCCGCCGATCACCGACAGCGTCACCGACTCGATCAAAAACTGCAGGCGGATGTTGACGCTCTTGGCGCCTACGGCCATGCGGATGCCGATCTCGCGCGTGCGTTCCGTGACCGAGACGAGCATGATGTTCATGATGCCGATGCCGCCGACGACGAGCGAGATGACGGCGATGGAAGCCAGCAGCATGGAGGTGACGCTGGTGGTCCTGCGGCGCGCTTCGAGCATCTGCGAAAGGCTGCGCACCGCGAAGTCGTCGGCCTGGCCGCCGCGGATCTTGTGGCGCTCGCGCATCAACATCGTGATCTCGCTGGTGATGTACGAAAGCGATTCCATGGACACGCCCTTGACCTGGATGGTGCCGACGCGACCGGGCGTGTTGTCCCACTTGACGAGGCGGCTCTGCGCCGTTTTCAGCGGCACGAGGATCAAGTCGTCCTGATCCATGAAGCCGCCGGTGGATTGTCCTTTCGCGGCGAACACGCCGACGACGGCAAAGGGCACTTTGGCGATGCGGATCGACTTGCCGACCGGGTCTTCGTGGGGAAAAAGTTTCTGCGCCACGGTGCTGCCGATCACGGCCACCTTGTTGCCCTGGCGCTGGTCCGATTCGCTGATGTTGCGTCCCTGCGCGATCGCGTACCCCTGCACGTCGCCGTACGACGGGGTGCTGCCGTAGACTGCCGTGGACCAGTTCGTGTTGCCGTAGACGACCTGCGCGCTGGCGTTCACGACGGGCGCCACGGCCGCGACGCCGGAGACGTTGGCGGCGATCGCCTCGGCGTCGCCTTCGGTCAGGTACTTGGCGGTGTCGCCGGTGGATTGGGCGTTGCGCTCGCGCATGACGGTGACGGAGTTGGTGCCGAAGGAGGCGATCTCCTCGTCGATCACCTTGTTGGCTCCCGCGCCGACGGCGAAGGCGGCGATCACGGCACCGACGCCGATGATGATGCCCAGCGTCGTCAGGAACGAACGGGTCTTGTTGCGCCGCAGGGCGCGCAGCGCGGTACGAAAAATCTCCACGAGGGAAATCATGAACGTTCACTCCTTTTAAGTGCGCCGATGTTCGTTAAGCCGGTCTTCGAGGATCACGCCGTCGCGGAAGAGCAGCTCGCGCCCGGCGAAGGCCGCCACGTCCGGTTCGTGGGTGACGAGGATGATGGTGATGCCTTCTTCGCGGTTGAGCCGCTGGAACAGGCGCATGATCTCGTCGCTGGTCTTGGAGTCGAGGTTGCCCGTCGGTTCGTCGGCCATCAGGATCGGGGCGTGGTTGACGATGCCGCGGGCGATGGCGACGCGCTGCTGCTGGCCGCCGGAAAGCTGGCTCGGCTCGTGATACAGGCGCTCGCCCAGCCCCATGCGCGCCAGGGCTTCCACGGCGCGCTCGCGGCGCTCCCTGGCATGGACGCCGGCGTAGAGCATGGGCAGCTCGACGTTTTCGACGGCGCTGGTGCGCTGCAGCAGGTTGAAGCCCTGGAACACGAAACCGATGGTGCTGTTGCGGATCGCCGCGAGCTCGTCGCGGTTCAGTTCCGAGACGTCGCGGCCGTCGAGGAAATATTGGCCGGACGTGGGCTTGTCGAGGCAGCCGAGGATGTTCATGGTCGTCGACTTGCCCGACCCCGACGGCCCCATCATGGCGACGAATTCGCCCTTTTCCACGACGAGATCGATGCCGTGGAGGATCTCCACCTGCCCGCCGCCGAGGCGGAAGCTTTTTTTGACGTTTCTCAGCTCGACGAGCGGCATCTTATTTCTTCTTTTCCGCTTGCAGGTTGAAGCCGACCAGCACCCTCGCGCCTTCCTCGAGGCCGGAAAGGATCTCGGTGCGGTCGCCGTCGCTGATGCCCTTCTCCACTTCGATCTTGGCGGGCTTTTTGCCGAGCAGCACGTACACGCCGGGCGTCTCCGCCACGGCCACGGTGCCGCGGCGGGAGGGCGGCCCCATGGCGATTTCGGTGCTGACGACGGGGCGGAAGCGCAGCGCCGCGTTGGGCACGAGCAGGACGTCTTTCTTCTCGGTGACGACCAGCGAGACGTTGGCCGTCATGCCGGGCATCAGCTTTTCTTCGTCGTTGGCGACCTTGACGATCACCGTGTAGCTGACGACGTTTTCGCTGGTGCTGGGCGAGATGCGCACCTGCGTGACCTTGCCGGAGAACGTCGTGTCGGCGTAGGCGTCGACGGTGAATTCGGCGTCCTGCCCCACTTTGACGCTGCCGATGTCGGCTTCGTCGACGTTGACTTCGACCTGCATCTGCTTGAGGTCGCGGGCGATCTCGGCGATGCTGGGCGTCTGATAGCTGGCAGCCACGGTCTGTCCCTTTTCCACGTTCTTGGCCACGACGACGCCGTCGACGGGCGAATAGATCTTCGTGTAACCGAGGTTGATCTCGGCCTTGCGCAGCGTGGCCTCGTACTGGGCCACGCGCGCCTGCGCGGCCATCACGTCGGCGCTGGCCGTCGACTGGGAAGCCACGTCGGCGTCGAGCTCGCTGCGGGCGATCAGATCTTTTCTGATCAGCTCGCGAGTGCGCTTCAGGTCGCGGTCGGCCTTGAGCAGCGTGGCCTTCGCCTTGGCCAAGTCCGCCTTGGCGGAGAGGACGTTGGCCCTGGCCATGTCGACTTCGGCCTGCTGGGTGCGGTCGTCCATCACGGCGATGAGCTGTCCCTGCGCGACCTTGTCGTTGTAGTCGACGTAGATGTCGTTGATGGTGCCGCTGATCTGCGTGCCGACGTCAACGGTCTCCTCGGCGCTCAGGGTGCCGGTGGCCTGGATGACGCTGCGCAGCGAACCGCGGGCGGCGACGGCCGTGCGGTAGCTCACGTCGGCGCTGGCGGCGCGCCGTTCGCTGTACCAGTACACGCCGCCGCAGCTGAGCGCGACGACGGCAAGAAGCGTGACGATCCTTTTCAGTTTCATGATCCGGAAACCTCCCCCATGGCTTTCTCGAGGCTGAGCCGCGCCTCCTTGTGATTGTAAAGGCTCGCGATCAGCGTCGTCTGCGATTGCGCGTAAGCGTCGACGGCGTCGGAAATCTCCAGGCTGTCGCCCACGCCAGCCCGGTAGCGGCTCAGCGCCAGATCGAGATTTTCGCGGGCCTGCCGCTCCGCCGCGCGGGCGGCGTCGATGGAAGCGGCGCTTTCCCGAAGGCTCTGCCAGGCCTGGCGCACGTCGAGCACGACGTCCTGCGCCAGCTTGTCGCGGTTGGCCCGCGCCACTTTCAGATCGGCTGTGGCGCCGGCCACGCGCGCTTTCGTCTCGCCGCCGTCGCCGATCGGGATCGACAGGCTGAGCCTGGCGTTCCACTGGTCGTCGTCGTAAAATCCCGAGCCGCCGAAGCTGTAGCCGGCGCTGGCGGTCAGATCGGGGGCATTGTTCAGCTTCGCCGCGGTCACGTCGGTCTTCGCCTTGTCCACCAGCAGATCCTGAGCGGCCAGGTCGGCGCGGTTCGCGGCCGCGCGCTTCAGCGCGTCGCCGAGGGCGATGTCCCATCGTTCGTATTCCAGTTCGTCGGCGACGCCGTCGATTTCCAGTTCGGGCGTTCCCATCGCCGAGGCGAGCCGGGCCTTGTACTGCTCCGCCGCGGACTCGGCCTTGATCAGCGAGAGTTTGGCGTTGGCCAGGTCGGTCTCGGCCTTGGTGACTTCGATTTTGGCCTTGGCGCCGGCCGAATAGTAGGATTTGGCCCAATCGAGGCGTTGCTGGTAATTTTTCACCTGTTCGTTTTGCACCGCCGTGTCGCGCACGGCCTTGTTCAGGCTGTAATAGGCGTCGCGCACGTCGGCGACCACGCTCTCGCGGGTGCGTTCCAGCGTTTCCCGCGCGGCTTTTTCGCCGAGCTTGGCGCTTTTCACGGACGCCTTCGTCTTGCCCCAGTCGTACACCGTCTGCGAGAGCGAAACGCCGGTGCTCCAGTCGCCGTCGCTGCCGCCGCTGTTCGCTCCCTTGGTGGAACCGTTGCGCGCGTAAGAACCCGTCGCGCTGGCTTTCAGCCGGCTGCCGGATGCGGAGAGCGAGGCGGCGGCATGGCGCGATTCCGCCGTTCCTTCGGCGGCCGTCAGGCTGGGATGGGAGGCCAGCGCCTTTTCGACGCACTGCGCCAGCGTCAGTTTTTCGCCGGCCATGGCGGGGACGCCGAGCAGAAGCAGGCAGCCGCCCAAAGCCAGAGCGCCGGTTTTTTTCCTCATGTGAGTCACCTCGTCGAATGATCTGTCCGTTCCGATTTCGTTGGCTTCAGTCTAGCGCCGCCCATTCCGTTTGGCATTGTCGAAAATACCAGTTCGCCCCCCGGTGAATTCCCTACTCCGCGCGGAAAGGCTATAATAACGACAGATGAAAAAGGCAGGTGACGCGCAGTGCAGCTTGATTTCGAACGGGAAAATTTGCTTTCTCTCTACCGCAAGACGGACGGCGACGAGAAGCACGCCTTGCGGATCCTGGCGGCGGCGGTCGGCCCCGTCGCGGCGGGCGCGTACGAGACGATGCTCCATTCCCGAAAAGCGGCCCGCATCTCGCCGACTCTTCCCGGTTTCGACGCGGCGGCGGCGCTGCAGCGCTGGAAACAGCTCGGGCTGGCCGGGCGCGAGCGGGGAGCCGAGGGCGAAGGCTGGTCCGTCGTTCTGCCCATCCGCGAGCTGGTCGCCCGCGAAACGGTGCGCGAAAACTCCTTCGCGCTGTATTGCGAAGCCGTGGAGAGCAAACTGCATCTGCCCTCGCTGCGCGCCGAATTCGGCGGCGGCTATCGGGTGTTCAGAGAGCTCTGGCGCGCCGTGTACTTCCTGCGCAAATATTTTTATCTGGGCGACTCCGAAAGTTTCATCCAGCTGGGAGCGCTCGACTTCGCCGGCGGGGAAGCCACCGAAGAGCAATGCCTGAGCGTTTTTGCCGCCACGGTGCTGAACAACCCCTTCGACCGCGAGATGTTTCGCGCCCTGCCGAAAGTCATGCGCCCCTTTTTCCTCGAAACGCTGCATCTGACGAGAATGAGCCCGGAACTGCGCGCCTTTGCGACCGACGCCGAAGAAGAACTCTGCCGGTCCGGCGACTTTCCGGAGCTGGCGGCCCTGCTGGCCGACCAGTACTGCCATGCCGGGCTCTTCGCGAAGGCGATGGAGCTGCTGCCCAAGCTCGACGACGCCGGTCGCGACCGCCTGCAGGCGGTCGACGCTCTGGTGCGCGGCGACCTCGAAGCGGCGCGCAAAAGCTACGCGCGCCTGGCGCGTCGTCCCAAACGCCGCGCCGGCAAGGCTCCGCCGCCCGTCAACCTTTGGGATCCGTTTTACATCCCGGTGCTGGCGGCGCTGCGCGAAACGCCCGACAAGATCGCCGCCGCCGCGCACAAGGAAAGCAACCGCACCGAATGGGCGCGCGGCGGGCGCCTTTACGACGCGCTCGGCGTCCTCGCCAAAGGAAGTTCCGCCAATCAGGCGGCGCTGTTCGCCGAAGACGATTTGGTCAAGACGCTCGACAGGGCCGTTCGCTCCATGCTGTGCGCCCCGCCCCGCCAGGACGAGAAAGCGCTCGACGAGCGGCTCACGAAGCTGATGGACTCCCTCGGGCTCGGCGCGGCCGACCTGTGCCATCTGCTGCTGGCGGCGCGCTGGATCGCGCCCCGGCTGGCCAGAACGTGGCGGGCGTTCTACCGCATCGCGGCGTTCCACCTGAACAGCCTCGGCATGTCGTTCGTCGCCAGCGAGCTGGAAGCCGCCGGCGAAGCGCTGGCAAGCCGACAGGACAACGGCTGGCACCCGCTTCGCGACCTGTTCAGCCCGCGTCCGCCGTGGGAGTACGCCCTCGACGCGCTGGAATCGCTCGCCGGCGACGCCGGCGGAGTCCGGAAGAAAGGCGAACGCCGCCTCCTCTGGCTCGTCGAGATCGCCAGACCGGCGTGGCTGGAGGAGGACGAACCGATCGTCGCCGTGCGCCCGCTCGAACAGACGCTGCAGGCCTCGGGGAAATGGAGCAAGGGGCGCGAGATCGCCCTTAGCTCCATCGCCAACGGGCTGGAACGCATCCCCAACCTGAGCGAGCAGGAACGCCGCGTCGCCGACGCCGTGTACGATCGCGGCTCTTACGGCAAGTCGGAGCTGTGGCTGGACGGAATGCAGGCGCTGCACATCCTCGCCGGGCTGCCCAACCTCGTCCGCGCCGACGACTTTTCGCCGCTCGAAGTGGTCAAAATCGAGCCGCAGCTGGAAGTGACCGCCGTCCCGTCCGGCTGCCGCATCCTCATGACGCCCGCCAACCCGCGGGGACGCGAATACGCGCTCAGCGAAGAGTCGCCGTCGCGGCTGCGCGTCACCCGTTTTTCGCCGGTGCATCTCAACATCCTCGCCATTCTCGGCGGCGAGGGCGCGCTCGTTCCCGAGGAAGCGCGCGCCCGCACGCTGAAGATCCTGTCCCGGCTGGCCGCGAACGTGACCGTGCAGTCCGAACTGGAGGGCGCGCCGCAGAGCGTCCCCGTCGAAGAAGCCAACGCGCGTCTGCACGTTCAGCTCTCGCCCTGCGGCGACGGCCTCAACGCGGAGATCGTGGTGCACCCGTTCGGCGGCGAGGGGCTTTCCTGCCGCCCCGGCGGCGGCGCGCCGACGCTGTTCGGCCTGAAAAAGGACGGCGCGGGGAACGAGCGGCGCGTGCAGGTCAAACGCGACCTCGCCGCCGAAGCGCGGAAGACGAAGGAACTTTTCGCCGCCTGCCCGGCGCTGGCCGAAAACGGCGATCCCGACGACGGGCGCGCGCAGCTCGCCGCTCCCGACGCGTGCCTCGAACTGCTTTTGCAGCTGCAAAAAATCCCCCACGTGACCGTCGAATGGCCGCGCGGCGGCGCCATGACCGTGCGCCGCGAGCTGGACGGAAGCGCCATGCTCGGCGCGATCCAAAGCGTCGGCACCGACTGGTTCGCGCTCTCCGGCACCGTCGCCGTCGACCGCGAACTGACGCTGTCACTGCGCCAGCTCATGGATCTGCTGCGGCAGCGCAAAGGCCGCTTCGTCCCCGTCGGCGCGGGGCAGTTCGCGGCGCTGACGCGGGAATTCCAGCGCCGCCTGGAAACGCTCGACGCCATGACCGACGCCAAGGGGCAGGAACTGCGCGTGCCGGCGCCGGCCGCCGCGGCCGTGGCGGAGCTGTTCGACGAAGGCGCTTTGGCCGCCGACAAAAAATGGCGCGAGCTGTGCGAGCGCTTCGACGAAGCGAGGGATCTCGCGCCCGAAGCGCCGCGCGCGCTGCGCGCGCAGCTGCGCCCCTACCAGCTGGAAGGATTCCGCTGGCTGGCGCGCCTCGCTCACTGGGGCGCGGGCGCCTGTCTGGCCGACGACATGGGGCTGGGCAAAACCGTGCAGACGCTGGCGCTGCTGCTGTACCGCGCCGAGGGCGGACCGGCGCTCGTGGCCGCGCCCACGTCGGTCTGCGGCAACTGGATCGAGGAGGCGGCGCGTTTCGCGCCGACGCTGAACGTCGTCGATTACCGCAGCGCCGGGCGCGAAAAGGCGCTCGCCACGCTCAAGCCCTTCGACGTCGTGCTGGCGTCTTACGGCCTGCTGCAGAGCGACGCGGAGTCGTTCGCGCAGAAACGGTGGCACACGGTCGTGCTCGACGAGGCGCAGGCGGTCAAGAACATGTCCACCAAGCGTTCCGCCGCCGTCATGGGGCTGCAGGGCGACTTCCGCATGATCATGACCGGCACGCCGGTCGAAAACCGCCTCAGCGAGCTGTGGAACCTGTTCCGCTTCCTCAACCCCGGCCTGCTCGGCTCGCTGGAGCGCTTCAACCGGCGTTTCGCTTCGCCCATCGCCGCGGGCGACGACGGCGCGCGGGCCCGTCTGCGCCGGGTGATCGCGCCGTTCCTGCTGCGCCGCGTCAAGGAGCAGGTGCTCGACGACCTGCCCGAGCGCACCGAAGTGACGCGCCGCATCGAACTGAGCCCGCAGGAATCGGCGTTCTACGAAGCGCTGCGCCAGTCCGCCGTCGAGGCCATCGACGCCGCCGGAAACTCTCCGGAGGCGGACAAGCGCTTCGCCATCTTCGCCCAGCTGATGAAGCTCCGCCGCTGCTGCTGCGCCGTCAAGCTCGTGTCGGAAAGCGTGGGCGCGGCGATCCCCTCTTCCAAGCTCGAAGCGCTGCTCGAACTTGTTGCCGAACTGCGCGAAAG
This sequence is a window from Pyramidobacter sp. YE332. Protein-coding genes within it:
- a CDS encoding ABC transporter permease gives rise to the protein MISLVEIFRTALRALRRNKTRSFLTTLGIIIGVGAVIAAFAVGAGANKVIDEEIASFGTNSVTVMRERNAQSTGDTAKYLTEGDAEAIAANVSGVAAVAPVVNASAQVVYGNTNWSTAVYGSTPSYGDVQGYAIAQGRNISESDQRQGNKVAVIGSTVAQKLFPHEDPVGKSIRIAKVPFAVVGVFAAKGQSTGGFMDQDDLILVPLKTAQSRLVKWDNTPGRVGTIQVKGVSMESLSYITSEITMLMRERHKIRGGQADDFAVRSLSQMLEARRRTTSVTSMLLASIAVISLVVGGIGIMNIMLVSVTERTREIGIRMAVGAKSVNIRLQFLIESVTLSVIGGILGICLGVGAGYALASVTQAPPVFTFGSIALAFVFSAAVGIGFGYYPAAKASLLDPIDALKYE
- a CDS encoding ABC transporter ATP-binding protein, with amino-acid sequence MPLVELRNVKKSFRLGGGQVEILHGIDLVVEKGEFVAMMGPSGSGKSTTMNILGCLDKPTSGQYFLDGRDVSELNRDELAAIRNSTIGFVFQGFNLLQRTSAVENVELPMLYAGVHARERRERAVEALARMGLGERLYHEPSQLSGGQQQRVAIARGIVNHAPILMADEPTGNLDSKTSDEIMRLFQRLNREEGITIILVTHEPDVAAFAGRELLFRDGVILEDRLNEHRRT
- a CDS encoding efflux RND transporter periplasmic adaptor subunit: MKLKRIVTLLAVVALSCGGVYWYSERRAASADVSYRTAVAARGSLRSVIQATGTLSAEETVDVGTQISGTINDIYVDYNDKVAQGQLIAVMDDRTQQAEVDMARANVLSAKADLAKAKATLLKADRDLKRTRELIRKDLIARSELDADVASQSTASADVMAAQARVAQYEATLRKAEINLGYTKIYSPVDGVVVAKNVEKGQTVAASYQTPSIAEIARDLKQMQVEVNVDEADIGSVKVGQDAEFTVDAYADTTFSGKVTQVRISPSTSENVVSYTVIVKVANDEEKLMPGMTANVSLVVTEKKDVLLVPNAALRFRPVVSTEIAMGPPSRRGTVAVAETPGVYVLLGKKPAKIEVEKGISDGDRTEILSGLEEGARVLVGFNLQAEKKK
- a CDS encoding TolC family protein, giving the protein MRKKTGALALGGCLLLLGVPAMAGEKLTLAQCVEKALASHPSLTAAEGTAESRHAAASLSASGSRLKASATGSYARNGSTKGANSGGSDGDWSTGVSLSQTVYDWGKTKASVKSAKLGEKAARETLERTRESVVADVRDAYYSLNKAVRDTAVQNEQVKNYQQRLDWAKSYYSAGAKAKIEVTKAETDLANAKLSLIKAESAAEQYKARLASAMGTPELEIDGVADELEYERWDIALGDALKRAAANRADLAAQDLLVDKAKTDVTAAKLNNAPDLTASAGYSFGGSGFYDDDQWNARLSLSIPIGDGGETKARVAGATADLKVARANRDKLAQDVVLDVRQAWQSLRESAASIDAARAAERQARENLDLALSRYRAGVGDSLEISDAVDAYAQSQTTLIASLYNHKEARLSLEKAMGEVSGS
- a CDS encoding DEAD/DEAH box helicase; amino-acid sequence: MQLDFERENLLSLYRKTDGDEKHALRILAAAVGPVAAGAYETMLHSRKAARISPTLPGFDAAAALQRWKQLGLAGRERGAEGEGWSVVLPIRELVARETVRENSFALYCEAVESKLHLPSLRAEFGGGYRVFRELWRAVYFLRKYFYLGDSESFIQLGALDFAGGEATEEQCLSVFAATVLNNPFDREMFRALPKVMRPFFLETLHLTRMSPELRAFATDAEEELCRSGDFPELAALLADQYCHAGLFAKAMELLPKLDDAGRDRLQAVDALVRGDLEAARKSYARLARRPKRRAGKAPPPVNLWDPFYIPVLAALRETPDKIAAAAHKESNRTEWARGGRLYDALGVLAKGSSANQAALFAEDDLVKTLDRAVRSMLCAPPRQDEKALDERLTKLMDSLGLGAADLCHLLLAARWIAPRLARTWRAFYRIAAFHLNSLGMSFVASELEAAGEALASRQDNGWHPLRDLFSPRPPWEYALDALESLAGDAGGVRKKGERRLLWLVEIARPAWLEEDEPIVAVRPLEQTLQASGKWSKGREIALSSIANGLERIPNLSEQERRVADAVYDRGSYGKSELWLDGMQALHILAGLPNLVRADDFSPLEVVKIEPQLEVTAVPSGCRILMTPANPRGREYALSEESPSRLRVTRFSPVHLNILAILGGEGALVPEEARARTLKILSRLAANVTVQSELEGAPQSVPVEEANARLHVQLSPCGDGLNAEIVVHPFGGEGLSCRPGGGAPTLFGLKKDGAGNERRVQVKRDLAAEARKTKELFAACPALAENGDPDDGRAQLAAPDACLELLLQLQKIPHVTVEWPRGGAMTVRRELDGSAMLGAIQSVGTDWFALSGTVAVDRELTLSLRQLMDLLRQRKGRFVPVGAGQFAALTREFQRRLETLDAMTDAKGQELRVPAPAAAAVAELFDEGALAADKKWRELCERFDEARDLAPEAPRALRAQLRPYQLEGFRWLARLAHWGAGACLADDMGLGKTVQTLALLLYRAEGGPALVAAPTSVCGNWIEEAARFAPTLNVVDYRSAGREKALATLKPFDVVLASYGLLQSDAESFAQKRWHTVVLDEAQAVKNMSTKRSAAVMGLQGDFRMIMTGTPVENRLSELWNLFRFLNPGLLGSLERFNRRFASPIAAGDDGARARLRRVIAPFLLRRVKEQVLDDLPERTEVTRRIELSPQESAFYEALRQSAVEAIDAAGNSPEADKRFAIFAQLMKLRRCCCAVKLVSESVGAAIPSSKLEALLELVAELRESGHRALIFSQFTDYLRLIEQALAERGVPCLYLDGATPPGGRAELVRAFQAGRGDCFLISLRAGGTGLNLTGADFVVHMDPWWNPAVEDQASDRAYRIGQTRPVAVYRFVAARTVEEKIVDLHRLKRRLADSLLEGADTPRSLDLEALAALIRDEA